Proteins from one Thalassophryne amazonica chromosome 20, fThaAma1.1, whole genome shotgun sequence genomic window:
- the LOC117502392 gene encoding magnetosome-associated protein MamJ-like isoform X2: MGDAVIEPKPSPKLSEHVEDVGFGSVEQKTERKSEDKGKPKESVDMGNPEIEPKPSPKLCEHVEDVDFSSVKEKTEAKMKPEELVDLCDPEIIPRPSPRVSEHGDDVDFGSVDEKTEAKLKPEEPVDMGEPEIEPKHEDDVDFSSVAVEKETERKDLGLK; this comes from the exons ATGGGTGATGCGGTGATTGAGCCAAAACCTTCCCCAAAGCTTTCTGAACATGTAGAAGATGTTGGCTTTGGTTCTGTTGAACAGAAAACTGAGAGAAAAAGTGAAGACAAAGGGAAACCAAAAGAGTCTGTGGATATGGGCAATCCAGAGATTGAGCCAAAACCTTCCCCAAAGCTTTGTGAACATGTAGAGGATGTTGACTTTAGTTCTGTTAAAGAGAAAACTGAAGCCAAAATGAAGCCAGAA GAGTTGGTGGATTTGTGTGATCCAGAGATCATTCCAAGACCTTCCCCAAGAGTTTCAGAACATGGAGATGATGTTGACTTTGGTTCTGTTGATGAAAAAACTGAAGCAAAACTGAAACCAGAAGAGCCTGTGGATATGGGTGAGCCAGAGATTGAGCCAAAACACGAAGATGATGTTGATTTTAGTTCTGTAGCAGTTGAAAAAGAAACTGAGAGAAAAGATTTGGGGCTGAAGTAG
- the LOC117502392 gene encoding uncharacterized protein LOC117502392 isoform X1: protein MGDAVIEPKPSPKLSEHVEDVGFGSVEQKTERKSEDKGKPKESVDMGNPEIEPKPSPKLCEHVEDVDFSSVKEKTEAKMKREELVDLCDPEIIPRPSPRVSEHGDDVDFGSVDEKTEAKLKPEEPVDMGEPEIEPKHEDDVDFSSVAVEKETERKDLGLK, encoded by the exons ATGGGTGATGCGGTGATTGAGCCAAAACCTTCCCCAAAGCTTTCTGAACATGTAGAAGATGTTGGCTTTGGTTCTGTTGAACAGAAAACTGAGAGAAAAAGTGAAGACAAAGGGAAACCAAAAGAGTCTGTGGATATGGGCAATCCAGAGATTGAGCCAAAACCTTCCCCAAAGCTTTGTGAACATGTAGAGGATGTTGACTTTAGTTCTGTTAAAGAGAAAACTGAAGCCAAAATGAAG CGAGAAGAGTTGGTGGATTTGTGTGATCCAGAGATCATTCCAAGACCTTCCCCAAGAGTTTCAGAACATGGAGATGATGTTGACTTTGGTTCTGTTGATGAAAAAACTGAAGCAAAACTGAAACCAGAAGAGCCTGTGGATATGGGTGAGCCAGAGATTGAGCCAAAACACGAAGATGATGTTGATTTTAGTTCTGTAGCAGTTGAAAAAGAAACTGAGAGAAAAGATTTGGGGCTGAAGTAG